A single Paraburkholderia sp. FT54 DNA region contains:
- a CDS encoding anti-sigma factor, translating to MNSDDYDSSLPEGLDLRALSAFVDGELPAAERAAIEAQLEQHPQAAARVAAWRAQKAALRVLCGAPQRSERDERQERHEREGADEPAFIVLRRRTSWWQRAGVAACWLAAGAGLALALGPLAPRLTGGAWSGLGGSPPSFAERADIAYAVYTPERRHPVEVAANEEEHLINWLSKRLNRPLSVPSLQEYGYSLVGGRLLPGEAGPAAQFMYENTSGARLTLYVTGISRDETAFRLFRDGNRRTFYWVSDGMGYALSGPIAEGKLRTIAIDVCSALGGKPESWQ from the coding sequence ATGAACAGCGACGACTACGATTCCAGCTTGCCCGAAGGGCTCGATCTGCGAGCGCTGTCGGCGTTTGTCGACGGCGAATTGCCGGCCGCGGAGCGCGCCGCGATCGAGGCCCAACTGGAACAGCACCCGCAGGCCGCCGCGCGCGTGGCCGCCTGGCGCGCGCAAAAGGCTGCGTTGCGCGTGCTATGCGGCGCGCCGCAGCGCAGCGAACGTGACGAGCGTCAGGAGCGCCATGAGCGCGAGGGGGCCGATGAACCGGCTTTCATCGTGCTGCGCCGGAGGACCTCGTGGTGGCAGCGCGCGGGCGTCGCGGCCTGCTGGCTGGCGGCGGGCGCCGGGCTCGCGCTCGCCCTTGGGCCGCTCGCGCCGCGTCTGACCGGCGGCGCATGGAGCGGTCTGGGCGGCAGCCCGCCGAGCTTCGCCGAGCGCGCGGACATCGCCTACGCGGTGTACACGCCGGAGCGGCGTCATCCGGTGGAAGTCGCCGCGAACGAGGAAGAGCATCTGATCAACTGGCTCTCCAAACGGCTGAACCGGCCGCTCTCGGTGCCGTCCTTGCAGGAATACGGCTACTCGCTGGTGGGCGGGCGGCTGTTGCCCGGCGAAGCGGGACCGGCGGCGCAGTTCATGTACGAGAACACCAGCGGCGCGCGTCTCACGCTCTACGTCACCGGTATATCGCGCGACGAAACCGCGTTCCGCCTGTTCCGCGACGGCAACCGGCGCACCTTCTACTGGGTCAGCGACGGCATGGGCTACGCGCTGTCCGGGCCGATCGCGGAAGGCAAGCTGCGCACGATCGCCATCGACGTGTGCAGCGCGCTCGGCGGCAAACCGGAGTCGTGGCAGTAG
- a CDS encoding sigma-70 family RNA polymerase sigma factor, whose protein sequence is MNFEAEVISWLPQLRRYARALTGDRAWADDLVQDTAERALARWAAFRPDSNLRAWLLTILRHLYIDQLRGRREIAVDDESAPWRNLEAPQGEVDGLVLRDLQRALYLLPVEQREVLLLVCVEELSYQEASSALGVPIGTVMSRLSRAREHMRALLTDGPVQGPARKNPPLKVVRNP, encoded by the coding sequence GTGAATTTCGAAGCTGAAGTGATTTCGTGGCTCCCGCAGTTGCGCCGCTACGCGCGCGCGCTGACGGGCGACCGCGCATGGGCCGACGACCTCGTGCAGGATACGGCGGAGCGTGCGCTCGCCCGTTGGGCGGCGTTCCGGCCCGACAGCAATCTGCGCGCTTGGTTGCTGACGATCCTGCGGCATCTCTACATCGACCAGTTGCGCGGCCGCCGCGAGATTGCAGTCGACGACGAGAGTGCGCCGTGGCGTAATCTCGAAGCGCCTCAAGGGGAAGTCGACGGCCTCGTGCTGCGCGATCTGCAGCGAGCGCTGTATTTGCTGCCGGTCGAACAGCGCGAAGTGCTGTTGCTGGTCTGCGTGGAGGAACTGTCTTATCAGGAAGCGTCGAGCGCGCTCGGCGTGCCGATCGGCACGGTGATGTCGCGGCTTTCGCGCGCGCGCGAACACATGCGCGCGTTGCTGACGGACGGACCGGTTCAGGGGCCGGCGCGCAAAAATCCACCGTTGAAAGTAGTGAGAAACCCGTGA
- the hfq gene encoding RNA chaperone Hfq — MASAESHPQNDFMNAARKERKRVEIYLVNGIRLTGCIESFDQYLVMLRTPVGLQGIYKRAISTIQLDTGTRPAPRAGRPSHGEHTTRGPHGSREPRDHREPREPREPRESYGAPSSDRPAPDRSGSTSDGPVVVTRRRRLFGTGGDGGNHGGGNHGGGNHGGNGGSE; from the coding sequence ATGGCTTCCGCAGAATCGCATCCGCAAAACGACTTCATGAACGCTGCGCGCAAGGAACGAAAGCGCGTCGAGATCTACCTTGTCAACGGCATCCGCCTGACGGGGTGCATCGAGTCGTTCGATCAGTATCTGGTGATGCTGCGCACGCCTGTCGGCCTGCAAGGCATCTACAAGCGCGCGATCTCGACGATCCAGCTCGACACCGGTACGCGTCCGGCTCCGCGCGCGGGGCGTCCCTCGCACGGTGAGCACACCACGCGTGGCCCGCACGGTTCGCGTGAACCGCGCGATCATCGTGAGCCGCGCGAACCGCGTGAACCGCGCGAGTCGTATGGCGCACCGTCTTCGGACCGGCCTGCGCCGGATCGCAGCGGCAGCACGTCGGACGGCCCGGTGGTCGTCACGCGCCGCCGGCGTCTGTTCGGCACGGGCGGCGACGGCGGCAATCACGGTGGCGGCAACCATGGCGGCGGCAATCACGGCGGCAACGGCGGTAGCGAGTAA
- a CDS encoding DUF2968 domain-containing protein, producing MDQKSKLRQIAFAAFIAMWAAQGVNAQTLSDSSASAGGGVVSEASTTAALPATSQTGQAQTSALTPDEAKQSAAGNVAELQQMIHGSDLSELRTTYNGSYGASLLFYGKEMTYYVALFQQKNFWRVIKTQDAGRADMIYKDFVRQTLQLSDVEIRRTQLEAQKAFTDRMIALSQDRANRLQADLDVARQQQSIVAAQQQQTRAEATALSQQKASAQDQLRAAQRQVRDLQRQLDSGLPLH from the coding sequence ATGGACCAAAAGTCGAAATTACGACAGATTGCCTTTGCCGCATTCATCGCGATGTGGGCAGCGCAAGGCGTCAATGCGCAGACTTTGTCTGACAGCAGCGCCAGCGCCGGGGGTGGCGTTGTTTCCGAGGCGAGCACGACGGCGGCGTTGCCGGCTACCTCACAGACAGGACAGGCACAGACCTCTGCGCTCACGCCCGACGAAGCGAAGCAATCCGCGGCGGGCAACGTGGCGGAATTGCAGCAGATGATCCACGGATCGGATCTGAGCGAATTGCGCACCACGTACAACGGCAGCTATGGGGCGAGCTTGCTGTTTTACGGCAAGGAAATGACGTACTACGTGGCGCTGTTCCAGCAGAAAAATTTCTGGCGCGTCATCAAGACGCAGGACGCGGGGCGTGCCGACATGATTTACAAGGATTTCGTGCGTCAGACGTTGCAGCTGTCGGACGTCGAAATTCGCCGCACGCAACTCGAGGCGCAAAAAGCGTTTACAGACCGGATGATCGCGTTGTCGCAAGACCGCGCCAACCGCTTGCAGGCGGACCTCGATGTCGCGCGTCAGCAGCAGAGCATTGTGGCGGCCCAGCAGCAGCAGACTCGCGCCGAAGCCACCGCGCTCTCCCAGCAGAAGGCTTCCGCGCAAGATCAGTTGCGTGCCGCGCAGCGTCAGGTGCGCGATCTGCAGCGCCAGCTGGACAGCGGTTTGCCCTTGCACTGA
- a CDS encoding DUF2147 domain-containing protein: protein MTQFSQRARAIALRTAKHAALAGVLLGSAVIAMAQSDSPVGTWQTIDDHTGQPKALVQIAQDGSGALSGKVIKGLGANDQPDRRCTACTDARKDQPILGMTIISDMKKNGDAWDHGQILDPENGKLYKCKMHLEDGGNKLVVRGYIGVSLLGRSQTWVRQQ, encoded by the coding sequence ATGACGCAGTTCAGCCAACGCGCGCGCGCAATCGCGCTTCGCACAGCCAAGCATGCCGCGCTCGCCGGCGTATTGCTCGGCAGCGCCGTGATAGCCATGGCACAGTCCGACAGCCCCGTCGGCACGTGGCAAACCATCGACGATCATACCGGCCAGCCCAAGGCGCTCGTGCAAATCGCGCAGGATGGCAGCGGCGCGCTGAGCGGCAAGGTGATCAAGGGCCTCGGCGCGAACGACCAGCCGGATCGCCGCTGCACGGCCTGTACCGACGCGCGCAAGGATCAGCCGATTCTCGGCATGACGATCATCAGCGATATGAAGAAGAACGGCGACGCCTGGGATCACGGGCAGATTCTCGACCCGGAAAACGGCAAGCTCTACAAATGCAAGATGCACCTGGAAGACGGTGGCAACAAACTGGTCGTGCGAGGCTATATCGGCGTGTCGCTGCTAGGCCGCTCGCAGACTTGGGTTCGTCAGCAATGA
- a CDS encoding transposase, whose translation MNPHRDINDEEWQRVAPLLPELRPRSELRGRPLANTRSVLNGVLWVMYSGATWSAMPRKYPSYQTCHRRFKAWYESGVLNRVMEQLFGAASEELCGLMEARMRTHVNGKPKSVQAEKAPVVTPAVYSPPSNQPLPSSPFAFHSPFKHAA comes from the coding sequence ATGAATCCCCACCGTGACATCAACGACGAAGAATGGCAGCGTGTCGCACCGTTGCTTCCCGAGCTACGGCCGCGCTCCGAACTGCGTGGCCGGCCGCTCGCCAATACACGCTCGGTGCTCAACGGCGTGCTGTGGGTCATGTATAGCGGCGCCACTTGGTCCGCCATGCCGCGCAAATATCCGTCCTACCAGACCTGCCATCGCCGCTTCAAGGCGTGGTACGAATCCGGCGTGCTCAACCGTGTAATGGAGCAATTGTTCGGCGCGGCGAGCGAAGAGCTTTGCGGCTTGATGGAGGCGCGCATGCGCACGCACGTGAATGGGAAACCGAAGAGCGTCCAAGCCGAGAAGGCTCCCGTCGTTACGCCCGCGGTGTACAGCCCGCCATCAAACCAACCGCTGCCGTCTTCGCCGTTCGCGTTCCATTCGCCCTTCAAACACGCTGCATGA